One window of the Eucalyptus grandis isolate ANBG69807.140 chromosome 6, ASM1654582v1, whole genome shotgun sequence genome contains the following:
- the LOC104448210 gene encoding probable WRKY transcription factor 31: MDKSGNAHFINIDLLATKFNFSDNRSAKEPLILRSTTRKHEMMEAEMDGSRHGAVSAAVAATSAAGREDRVVNELNFFAIDKSSREEASSASAVKSENVEESVEEDKEMKLNTGLNLLTENIGSDKSLVDEEAPGNEHKCLNLTEMAVLKAELDRMNIENQRLKSMIYQVNNNCHALQGHLLSLMQRHGANPPAETADSDKVFVNVNGRTLEDREKFPGKDENSQSFSGDKTRDGLGSPHNNIVESMEYFKTPRESSANEVTPFRDPNKSESIDHRQRRDDAPWSPTKVQKIGSSADQAAETMAMIKKARVSVRARSEAAMIADGCQWRKYGQKMAKGNPCPRAYYRCSMAIGCPVRKQVQRCAEDKTILVTTYEGQHNHPLPQAAVAMASTTSSAASMILSGSMASSDGMIANSHYITGTASFPGSLPSLATLSATAPFPTVTLDLTHTAPTNDTITNPMKLQRPLFLGSAMQSQVGYALNQSELLQVLSNQMNQAPSDMANTGGTTAAITADPNFTAALVAAIASVVGGIHPNHGGASDDVITRSRINENT; this comes from the exons ATGGACAAAAGTGGAAATGCCCACTTCATCAATATTGACCTTCTAGctaccaaattcaatttcagcGACAACCGATCTGCGAAAGAGCCATTGATCCTGAGGTCGACTACACGGAAGCATGAAATGATGGAAGCCGAGATGGATGGGAGCCGGCATGGCGCCGTCTCTGCAGCGGTGGCAGCGACATCGGCTGCTGGACGTGAAGATAGAGTGGTTAACGAATTGAACTTCTTCGCCATTGACAAAAGCTCGAGAGAAGAAGCAAGCTCCGCATCCGCAGTCAAGAGCGAGAACGTGGAGGAGAGTGTAGAGGAGGATAAGGAGATGAAACTCAAT ACGGGATTGAATCTTCTCACAGAGAATATCGGTAGCGACAAATCGCTTGTTGATGAAGAAGCACCGGGCAATGAACATAAGTGCCTGAACTTAACTGAG atGGCAGTCTTGAAAGCTGAATTAGACAGGATGAACATAGAAAATCAACGCCTGAAGAGCATGATTTATCAGGTCAACAACAACTGCCATGCCTTGCAAGGCCACCTCCTTTCATTAATGCAAAGGCATGGGGCGAATCCTCCAGCCGAGACCGCCGATTCTGACAAG GTATTTGTCAACGTGAATGGAAGAACGTTAGAGGATCGCGAGAAATTCCCCGGAAAGGATGAGAATTCACAATCATTTTCTGGAGATAAAACACGGGATGGCTTGGGATCGCCTCATAACAATATAGTGGAGTCGATGGAGTACTTCAAGACGCCAAGGGAAAGCTCTGCGAACGAAGTCACGCCGTTCCGAGATCCTAACAAAAGTGAATCCATTGATCATAGACAGAGGAGGGATGATGCTCCATGGTCTCCGACTAAAGTGCAGAAAATCGGTTCCTCCGCCGATCAAGCAGCTGAAACCATGGCCATGATTAAGAAAGCCCGGGTGTCGGTTCGAGCACGCTCGGAGGCAGCCATG ATTGCAGACGGCTGTCAGTGGAGGAAGTATGGGCAAAAGATGGCGAAAGGAAACCCATGCCCTCGAGCTTATTATCGCTGTTCTATGGCGATCGGCTGTCCAGTTCGCAAGCAG GTACAAAGATGTGCAGAAGACAAAACAATTTTAGTAACAACATATGAAGGACAGCACAACCACCCGCTCCCCCAAGCTGCAGTGGCCATGGCATCAACCACTTCGTCGGCTGCATCGATGATTCTCTCGGGTTCAATGGCAAGTTCAGATGGGATGATAGCCAACTCGCATTACATCACCGGAACAGCATCGTTTCCCGGTTCACTGCCAAGCCTGGCCACGCTCTCCGCGACTGCACCGTTTCCTACCGTCACATTGGACCTCACACACACCGCCCCCACTAATGATACCATTACCAACCCCATGAAGCTTCAAAGGCCGTTGTTCTTGGGTTCCGCCATGCAAAGCCAAGTAGGTTACGCCTTAAACCAGTCTGAACTTCTTCAAGTGTTGAGCAATCAGATGAACCAAGCCCCGTCTGATATGGCCAACACGGGTGGCACGACGGCAGCCATCACAGCAGACCCGAACTTCACGGCAGCTCTCGTGGCGGCTATTGCCTCAGTTGTGGGCGGCATTCATCCGAACCATGGCGGTGCTAGTGACGATGTCATCACAAGAAGTCGCATCAATGAGAATACATGA
- the LOC104448211 gene encoding aspartic proteinase A1, whose translation MGTKLNPVAVTFLGCFLLFPLVLSASDDGLMRIGLKRRRLDKNSWNAARLDLNEGKLLMRPSAGMHNLNGNLRDSGDSDVVALKNYMDAQYFGEIGVGSPPQNFTVIFDTGSSNLWVPSAKCHFSLACYMHPRYKSSHSSTYKKNGKPADIHYGTGSISGFFSQDHVEVGDLIVEDQEFIEATKEPGITFLLAKFDGILGLGFQEISVGNAVPVWYNMVNQGLVKDPVFSFWFNRNAEEEEGGEIVFGGVDPSHYEGEHTYVPVTRKGYWQFDMGDVLIGGKTTGFCAGGCSAIADSGTSLMAGPTTIITEVNHAIGAAGVVSEECKAVVAQYGETIIQKLLAKEEPHKICSEIGLCTFDGTRGVSMGIETVVDGKNKKVSGRLNDAMCSTCEMTVVWMQNQLRLNETQDRILSYVNELCSRLPSPMGESAVDCAGLSSMPNVSFTIGGRVFDLSPEQYILKVGDGDSAQCISGFTALDVPPPRGPLWILGDVFMGQYHTVFDYGNLRVGFAKAA comes from the exons ATGGGTACTAAACTAAATCCAGTCGCGGTAACCTTTTTGGGTTGCTTCCTCTTGTTCCCTCTGGTGCTTTCTGCATCCGATGATGGATTGATGCGCATTGGTCTCAAAAGGAGGAGACTTGATAAGAACAGCTGGAATGCTGCTAGGCTTGATCTTAATGAAGGGAAGCTATTAATGAGGCCTTCTGCTGGGATGCATAATCTCAATGGGAACCTCCGAGACTCAGGGGATTCTGATGTTGTAGCACTAAAGAATTACATGGATGCTCAATATTTTGGTGAGATTGGTGTAGGTAGTCCCCCACAGAACTTCACGGTGATTTTCGACACGGGCAGTTCAAATTTGTGGGTGCCCTCTGCGAAGTGTCATTTCTCT CTCGCTTGCTATATGCATCCAAGATACAAGTCTAGCCATTCAAGTACTTACAAGAAAAATG GGAAACCAGCTGATATACATTATGGGACTGGTTCAATTTCTGGGTTCTTTAGTCAAGACCATGTGGAAGTTGGTGATCTTATAGTGGAGGATCAG GAATTTATTGAGGCAACCAAGGAACCCGGCATCACTTTCTTGTTAGCCAAGTTTGATGGCATCCTTGGTCTTGGGTTCCAAGAAATCTCAGTGGGGAATGCAGTGCCTGTTTG GTATAACATGGTCAATCAAGGGCTTGTTAAAGATCCAGTTTTCTCATTTTGGTTTAATCGTAAtgctgaggaggaagagggaggtgaAATTGTGTTTGGTGGGGTGGATCCCAGTCACTATGAAGGGGAGCACACATATGTTCCTGTGACCCGAAAAGGGTATTGGCAG TTTGACATGGGCGATGTTCTGATTGGTGGTAAAACAACTG GATTTTGTGCCGGTGGCTGTTCAGCCATTGCAGATTCAGGGACCTCTTTGATGGCTGGTCCAACG ACGATCATCACCGAAGTCAACCATGCCATTGGAGCAGCTGGTGTTGTGAGTGAAGAATGCAAGGCTGTAGTTGCGCAGTATGGGGAGACCATTATTCAAAAGCTTTTAGCAAAG GAAGAGCCACATAAAATATGCTCCGAGATTGGATTATGTACGTTTGATGGTACTCGAGGGGTCAG CATGGGCATTGAGACTGTTGTTGAtgggaaaaacaagaaagtatCTGGTCGTCTGAATGATGCAATGTGCTCTACATGTGAGATGACTGTTGTGTGGATGCAGAACCAACTTCGACTGAATGAGACACAGGACCGAATACTCAGCTATGTGAATGAG CTTTGCAGTCGATTGCCTAGTCCAATGGGCGAATCTGCTGTTGATTGTGCTGGCTTGTCTTCCATGCCTAATGTCTCATTTACAATTGGAGGAAGGGTATTTGATCTTTCCCCTGAGCAG TACATTTTGAAGGTAGGAGATGGAGACTCGGCTCAATGCATAAGCGGATTTACAGCTTTGGATGTCCCCCCTCCTAGAGGACCTCTCTG GATACTGGGCGACGTTTTCATGGGTCAGTACCATACCGTCTTCGACTATGGCAACCTGAGGGTTGGATTTGCCAAAGCTGCATAA